In one Chitinophaga sancti genomic region, the following are encoded:
- a CDS encoding YcxB family protein, which yields MHLEFSYNKEEVLHALRYHFLQRGEIKVFKNTLFILLVFTLCGFAYQLVTFGALIGIVGMSVLIGLVFWYMLPVSIYNNAATFQDDIRLNYSEEGIVIATRNSDVEKVLSWQVFTQVMKTKKFFFLYKGKKDFFLVPTSAFKTDLEQREFERLAKNKIN from the coding sequence ATGCATTTGGAGTTTAGTTACAATAAGGAGGAGGTGTTGCATGCATTGCGCTATCATTTCCTGCAGCGGGGAGAAATCAAAGTTTTTAAGAACACGCTTTTTATACTGCTGGTGTTTACTTTGTGTGGGTTTGCATATCAGTTGGTAACTTTTGGTGCGCTGATAGGAATTGTAGGGATGTCGGTGTTGATTGGCCTGGTGTTTTGGTATATGCTGCCGGTGTCGATTTATAATAATGCGGCGACTTTCCAGGATGATATCAGGTTGAATTATTCTGAGGAAGGGATTGTGATTGCAACGAGGAATAGTGATGTGGAGAAGGTGTTGAGCTGGCAGGTGTTTACGCAGGTGATGAAGACGAAGAAATTTTTCTTTTTGTATAAGGGGAAGAAAGACTTTTTTTTGGTGCCGACGAGTGCATTTAAGACAGATTTGGAGCAGCGGGAGTTTGAGCGGTTAGCGAAGAATAAAATAAACTAA
- a CDS encoding DUF2490 domain-containing protein gives MRTKICLLALCLLMGGLQLSAQELTQGYSHWYTYFGTAQINQKWAVAYDFQARIRNGISAKGQILNRAGLQYTPGKNASYLLGYSFITTYSDGADQYFPEHRIYQQFIYKNSTRAFNMTHRVRFEERWVGAKVAGSKDVQHWKYGHRLRYFNRTQFPIRKAEKTTPFYFALQNEVFMNVLNSEINDKFVDQNRFLIAQGYAVKANLKVEAGYMNHFVQPASGNNSMTHILHLAVFHNFDL, from the coding sequence ATGCGCACAAAAATTTGCCTGCTGGCACTATGCCTGCTAATGGGCGGTCTACAACTTTCCGCACAGGAACTTACCCAGGGCTATAGCCACTGGTATACTTATTTTGGTACTGCACAGATTAACCAGAAATGGGCGGTTGCTTATGATTTTCAGGCGAGGATCCGGAACGGGATTAGTGCAAAGGGGCAGATCCTGAACAGGGCAGGGCTGCAATATACCCCTGGCAAAAATGCAAGCTATTTGCTGGGATATTCGTTTATTACCACCTATAGCGATGGGGCTGATCAGTATTTTCCGGAGCATCGTATTTATCAGCAATTCATTTATAAGAATAGCACACGGGCTTTCAATATGACGCATCGTGTTCGATTTGAGGAGCGCTGGGTAGGGGCGAAGGTAGCGGGTTCAAAGGATGTGCAACATTGGAAATACGGGCATCGTTTGCGGTATTTTAATCGTACACAGTTCCCGATTCGCAAGGCGGAGAAGACAACGCCTTTTTATTTTGCTTTGCAAAATGAAGTTTTCATGAATGTATTGAATAGTGAGATCAATGATAAATTCGTAGATCAAAACCGGTTTCTCATTGCGCAGGGCTACGCCGTAAAAGCAAACTTAAAGGTTGAAGCGGGCTACATGAATCACTTCGTTCAACCCGCGTCAGGCAATAATTCCATGACGCATATTCTTCACCTCGCAGTATTCCACAACTTTGATTTATAA